In one Roseburia intestinalis L1-82 genomic region, the following are encoded:
- a CDS encoding ABC transporter permease subunit → MKKKKMNGNTVLLIITIVLFFVMYAVGCAIYANKGFTHLQTFLNVLINNAGLLCITCGMTCVMLTGGIDISVGSLVAMDCMFLAVGMERWNMNAVVLCILVLLIGVVFGIVQGFCVGYLNIQPFIVTMAGMFFARGMTAVICTDQVSISSNEFFVKLANAKIKLPFGSYVNGKGVVQVPFIRISVVVALVVLVVVFLMLRYTKFGRSLYAVGGSEQSATMMGLDVKKTKLKAYVLSSFLCSIGGICYCLNTMSGNVQQALGLEMDAIASSVIGGTLLTGGVGNVIGSFFGVLINGTISTLVKTNGKLLSSWSSIAVAALLCFFIVLQSIFAKMKESSK, encoded by the coding sequence ATGAAGAAAAAGAAAATGAATGGAAACACGGTACTTTTGATCATCACAATCGTTTTATTCTTCGTCATGTATGCAGTCGGATGTGCGATTTATGCAAATAAGGGATTTACACACCTGCAGACATTTTTAAATGTACTGATCAATAATGCGGGACTCTTATGCATTACCTGTGGAATGACATGTGTTATGCTGACAGGCGGAATCGACATCTCGGTTGGTTCTCTTGTAGCTATGGACTGTATGTTTCTTGCGGTCGGAATGGAGAGATGGAACATGAACGCAGTGGTTCTTTGTATTCTGGTCCTTTTGATCGGCGTTGTATTTGGAATTGTACAGGGTTTCTGTGTCGGATATTTAAATATCCAGCCATTTATTGTGACGATGGCGGGAATGTTCTTCGCAAGAGGTATGACGGCTGTGATCTGTACGGATCAGGTATCGATCAGCAGCAATGAATTTTTTGTAAAACTTGCAAATGCCAAGATCAAACTTCCGTTTGGATCTTATGTCAATGGTAAAGGCGTGGTACAGGTACCGTTTATCCGTATTTCCGTGGTTGTGGCACTGGTAGTGTTAGTCGTGGTATTTCTGATGCTCCGCTACACCAAATTCGGAAGAAGTCTTTATGCAGTTGGCGGCAGTGAGCAGTCAGCGACCATGATGGGACTTGATGTGAAAAAGACAAAATTAAAAGCTTATGTGTTATCTTCTTTCCTCTGTTCGATCGGCGGTATCTGCTATTGCTTGAATACCATGTCCGGCAACGTGCAGCAGGCACTTGGATTAGAGATGGATGCCATTGCATCATCCGTTATCGGTGGAACGCTCCTGACCGGAGGAGTTGGAAATGTGATCGGTTCCTTCTTCGGTGTACTGATCAACGGTACAATCTCAACTCTGGTAAAGACCAATGGTAAGCTCTTAAGTTCCTGGTCGAGCATCGCAGTTGCAGCATTACTTTGTTTCTTTATTGTGTTACAGAGTATTTTTGCAAAGATGAAAGAGAGCAGTAAATAA
- a CDS encoding ABC transporter permease, producing MNNIKKLISKPLFLPIFCMLLVMAVNIIYDVASGNFAFNFFTISIRNGVLYGRMIDILNRGSEIAILAIGMTLVVSCSAGTDISVGSVMSLAASFCCMLLAGYGVSSTNELARPLIIGVLGGILIGCVCGAFNGFLVSYLNVQPMVATLILFSAARAIGLLLCNNMIVYVREDSFKIFGGYLGFIPTPIVVAAVCIIITSLILKKTALGLYVQSVGINKKASRIAGIKSERIIFLCYIVCGLCAGIAGIVASSRISSADSNNIGLNFELDAILAVALGGNSLGGGKFRLTGSIIGAYTIQAITTTLYALGVSTEQAPVYKAVIVIIIVAIQAPPFKDYMKKMSAKRQLAKGGVA from the coding sequence ATGAATAATATAAAGAAACTGATCAGCAAACCGCTGTTTCTGCCTATCTTTTGTATGTTATTGGTAATGGCGGTAAATATCATTTACGATGTTGCATCGGGAAATTTTGCATTTAATTTCTTTACGATCTCCATTCGAAACGGAGTATTGTATGGACGTATGATCGATATCTTAAACCGTGGAAGTGAGATCGCGATCCTTGCGATCGGAATGACTCTGGTTGTATCCTGTTCTGCAGGTACTGATATTTCCGTTGGTTCGGTCATGTCACTGGCAGCGTCGTTCTGCTGTATGCTGCTTGCAGGCTATGGAGTTTCCTCCACGAATGAACTGGCGAGACCGCTTATCATCGGAGTGCTTGGCGGTATCCTGATCGGATGTGTCTGCGGTGCATTTAACGGATTTTTAGTATCGTATCTGAATGTACAGCCGATGGTCGCAACGCTTATTTTATTCTCGGCAGCAAGAGCAATCGGTCTGTTATTATGTAACAATATGATTGTGTATGTAAGAGAGGATTCCTTTAAAATTTTTGGTGGATATCTTGGATTTATCCCGACACCGATTGTTGTGGCAGCCGTATGTATCATAATCACTTCCCTGATACTAAAAAAGACGGCGCTGGGGTTATATGTACAGAGTGTTGGTATCAACAAAAAGGCTTCCCGTATTGCAGGTATCAAATCAGAAAGAATTATTTTCCTATGCTACATTGTCTGTGGACTTTGCGCCGGAATTGCCGGAATTGTGGCATCTTCCCGTATCAGTTCTGCAGATTCTAACAATATCGGATTAAACTTTGAGCTGGATGCAATTCTTGCAGTTGCACTTGGCGGTAACAGTCTTGGCGGCGGAAAGTTCCGTCTTACCGGTTCTATTATCGGTGCATATACGATCCAGGCGATCACGACAACACTGTATGCGCTGGGTGTTTCCACCGAACAGGCACCGGTATACAAGGCGGTCATTGTTATCATCATCGTTGCGATCCAGGCGCCTCCGTTTAAGGATTATATGAAAAAGATGTCTGCAAAAAGACAGCTGGCAAAAGGAGGTGTCGCATAA
- a CDS encoding sugar ABC transporter ATP-binding protein, with the protein MESNVVLTMRGITMTFPGVKALDHVDLTLRKGEIMALMGENGAGKSTLIKCLTGINAFEAGEIHVEGIDGPVVNHSTLDAQKKGISTVYQEVNLCPNLSVAENLFIGREPKTKLGTIDWKTMVAKSEKIMDSLDIKIDVTQNLEEYSLALQQMIAIARAVDMECKVLILDEPTSSLDDHEVEKLFTLMRQLKEKGVAIVFVTHFLEQVYAVCDRITVLRNGKLVGEYPIEELPRVRLVAAMMGKDFDDLAAVKTEQAKDFSKEPLFIDAKGLSHKGKIKPFDLQIHKGEVVGLTGLLGSGRSELARVIYGADKNQTGELKVAGKEVKINAPIDAMNLGMGLLPDDRKAEGIIGDLSVRENIILALQAKRGIFKLLPMSKQIEIADKYIELLQIKTANRETLIKQLSGGNQQKVILARWLATDPEFLILDEPTRGIDVGTKTEIQKLVIQLAEEGKSLIFISSEIEEMLRTCSKLVVLRDGEKVGEITDNLTQEHVMQAIAGGGTNE; encoded by the coding sequence ATGGAGAGTAATGTTGTATTGACCATGCGCGGAATAACCATGACATTTCCGGGAGTAAAAGCATTGGATCATGTGGATCTTACATTACGCAAAGGTGAGATCATGGCACTGATGGGGGAAAATGGTGCCGGAAAATCTACGCTGATCAAATGTCTGACAGGAATCAATGCATTTGAGGCAGGAGAAATACATGTGGAGGGCATCGATGGTCCGGTTGTCAATCATTCGACGCTGGATGCACAGAAAAAGGGCATTTCCACTGTGTATCAGGAGGTAAATCTTTGCCCGAATCTTAGTGTTGCAGAGAATTTATTTATTGGAAGGGAACCGAAAACAAAACTTGGAACGATCGACTGGAAGACCATGGTCGCAAAATCGGAAAAGATCATGGACAGTCTGGATATAAAAATTGATGTAACGCAGAATCTGGAAGAATATTCACTTGCCCTGCAGCAGATGATCGCAATCGCGAGAGCGGTGGATATGGAATGTAAAGTACTTATCTTAGATGAGCCGACGTCATCGTTGGATGACCATGAAGTAGAAAAATTATTTACCCTGATGCGTCAGCTGAAAGAAAAGGGAGTTGCAATCGTGTTTGTAACCCATTTTTTAGAGCAGGTCTATGCGGTCTGTGACCGTATCACAGTACTCAGAAACGGTAAATTAGTCGGGGAATATCCAATCGAAGAACTGCCGAGGGTGCGTCTGGTTGCGGCAATGATGGGAAAAGATTTTGATGATCTTGCGGCCGTAAAAACAGAGCAGGCGAAAGACTTTTCAAAGGAACCGCTGTTTATCGATGCAAAGGGATTGAGCCATAAAGGAAAAATCAAACCGTTTGACTTACAGATCCATAAGGGAGAGGTAGTCGGATTGACCGGACTTTTAGGTTCCGGTAGAAGTGAGTTAGCACGTGTTATTTACGGCGCGGACAAAAATCAGACCGGAGAACTGAAAGTGGCGGGAAAAGAAGTAAAGATCAATGCTCCGATCGATGCCATGAACCTTGGAATGGGACTATTGCCGGATGACAGAAAGGCAGAAGGTATCATAGGTGACCTGTCGGTAAGGGAAAATATTATTCTTGCACTGCAGGCAAAACGTGGAATATTCAAACTGCTGCCGATGAGTAAGCAGATCGAGATCGCGGACAAATACATAGAACTTCTTCAGATCAAGACCGCAAACAGGGAGACACTGATTAAACAGCTCTCCGGTGGTAACCAGCAGAAGGTGATCTTAGCACGCTGGCTTGCGACCGATCCGGAATTTTTAATTTTAGATGAACCGACGCGTGGTATCGATGTCGGAACAAAGACAGAGATCCAGAAACTTGTGATCCAGTTAGCGGAGGAGGGAAAGAGCCTGATCTTTATTTCTTCTGAGATCGAAGAGATGCTTCGAACCTGTTCGAAACTTGTCGTATTAAGAGATGGGGAAAAAGTCGGTGAGATCACGGATAATCTGACACAGGAACATGTAATGCAGGCGATCGCAGGAGGTGGCACAAATGAATAA
- a CDS encoding ABC transporter substrate-binding protein, which translates to MKRKLVSMVMCMALGATMLAGCGNSANTSTGNAGASNDAAAKTDDAAAADQTDDSAEAAGTESSAASGDTVTIGFAQVGHESDWRTASTDSCLSVFSADNGYDLQFVDCDNDSAVQLEAVRGFIEQDVDYIIIDPIVSTGWDTVLTECEEAGIPVIVIDRTIDDSDKYVSWVGSNFKTEGLAAGEWLKAYTDAKGISDVNVLVIEGSTGASATIGRTDGFKEIADANGWNILDSQTGDFTQAGGQEVMESYIKSYEGKFNVVVCQNDNEAFGAMDAMKAAGISYGVDGDVILVSFDACTAGLEYVMSGDINADFECNPLAAPFVEEVIKRLQAGETPEKEVYMTEHWFVNEDVLSTINVNGEDQDLTVVTKEIVDAQY; encoded by the coding sequence ATGAAAAGAAAATTGGTGAGTATGGTAATGTGTATGGCATTAGGGGCAACAATGTTAGCAGGATGCGGAAACAGCGCAAACACGTCAACAGGTAATGCGGGTGCATCCAATGATGCCGCAGCAAAAACAGATGATGCAGCTGCTGCAGATCAGACAGATGACAGCGCAGAGGCAGCCGGAACAGAGAGCTCCGCAGCAAGCGGTGATACGGTTACAATTGGTTTTGCACAGGTTGGACACGAATCTGACTGGCGTACCGCTTCCACAGATTCCTGTTTAAGTGTTTTTTCCGCAGACAATGGATACGATCTTCAGTTTGTAGACTGTGATAATGATTCTGCAGTACAGTTAGAGGCAGTCAGAGGATTTATCGAGCAGGATGTTGATTATATCATCATCGATCCGATCGTATCAACCGGATGGGACACTGTACTGACAGAGTGCGAGGAAGCAGGAATTCCGGTTATTGTCATTGACCGTACGATCGATGACTCAGATAAATATGTTTCATGGGTAGGTTCTAACTTCAAGACAGAAGGTCTTGCAGCAGGAGAGTGGTTAAAAGCATATACAGATGCAAAGGGCATCAGTGATGTCAATGTACTTGTGATCGAGGGATCTACCGGAGCTTCCGCAACGATCGGACGTACCGACGGATTTAAAGAGATTGCAGATGCAAATGGATGGAATATCTTAGATTCCCAGACAGGTGATTTCACACAGGCAGGCGGACAGGAAGTCATGGAGTCCTACATCAAGAGTTATGAAGGTAAATTTAATGTTGTTGTATGCCAGAACGATAACGAAGCATTCGGTGCAATGGATGCAATGAAGGCAGCTGGTATCTCCTACGGTGTAGATGGTGATGTGATCCTTGTTTCCTTTGATGCATGTACCGCAGGACTTGAGTATGTAATGTCCGGTGACATCAATGCAGACTTTGAGTGTAACCCGCTTGCAGCTCCGTTCGTAGAGGAAGTTATCAAACGGCTTCAGGCTGGTGAGACTCCGGAGAAAGAAGTATACATGACAGAACACTGGTTCGTAAATGAGGATGTCCTTTCTACGATCAATGTAAATGGAGAAGATCAGGATCTGACCGTTGTCACAAAAGAAATCGTAGATGCACAGTACTAA
- a CDS encoding sensor histidine kinase: MNVRKKFSLKNRLYLLLLICVIPLTVMITYLLFMINNVSSKYDHIVEKITKANAYNIGFKEDIDYVMYIIVVNSERAEELVDTQKPQKMIKEAREVFGELAEDADSAYAKQRLSRILKSLDTLEKRVQEIEEDALVSGSYETNMESLDLNIRVLTELIQEQIQYYIYYESMNMEDLRGGIRNDVEQAIAITSGILLVILVGAFAVSRKIVTGITEPIGELCDAAVAAGGGDFRIRAVKTGPEEIEVLNKSFNQMVEKIGNLVEDIHTEELNLRAAELRVLQEQINPHFLYNTLDNIIWLAESKKTDEVVMMVSSLSTFFRTSLSKGREFVSVKEETEHIRSYLEIQQFRYRDILDYEIAIPEEYYGYEVIKLTLQPLVENALYHGIKNKRGKGHITVSAERCADVLIFKVKDNGIGMDKQRLAEVCAMLKEDGNTKKENDGFGLFNVNQRIQLHYGTEYGLKVQSTYGEETEVWVRIPVRTESSS; the protein is encoded by the coding sequence ATGAACGTAAGAAAAAAATTTTCATTAAAAAACAGGTTGTATCTGCTGCTTCTTATCTGTGTGATCCCACTAACGGTTATGATCACATATTTGCTTTTTATGATCAACAATGTATCGTCAAAATATGACCATATTGTGGAGAAGATCACAAAGGCAAATGCATATAACATCGGATTCAAGGAAGATATCGACTATGTGATGTACATTATCGTGGTTAATTCGGAACGTGCGGAGGAGTTAGTCGATACACAAAAGCCGCAAAAGATGATCAAAGAGGCGAGAGAGGTGTTTGGGGAATTGGCAGAGGATGCCGATTCCGCATATGCGAAACAGCGTCTCTCGCGAATTTTAAAGAGTCTTGACACCCTTGAAAAAAGGGTGCAGGAGATTGAGGAAGATGCGTTAGTCAGTGGATCTTATGAGACAAATATGGAGAGTTTGGACTTAAATATCAGGGTGCTGACGGAGCTGATCCAGGAACAGATCCAGTATTATATTTATTACGAGAGCATGAACATGGAGGATCTGCGGGGTGGGATCCGTAATGATGTGGAGCAGGCGATTGCGATCACGAGCGGTATTTTACTGGTGATCTTAGTGGGTGCATTTGCAGTCAGCAGAAAAATCGTGACGGGCATCACAGAACCAATCGGGGAGCTGTGCGATGCCGCAGTGGCTGCCGGGGGTGGCGATTTCAGAATCCGGGCGGTGAAAACCGGACCGGAAGAGATTGAGGTGCTAAATAAGAGTTTTAACCAGATGGTGGAAAAAATCGGCAACCTTGTGGAAGATATCCATACGGAGGAGTTGAATTTAAGGGCAGCAGAGCTTCGGGTGCTGCAGGAGCAGATCAATCCTCATTTCTTATATAACACGCTCGATAATATCATCTGGCTTGCCGAGTCAAAAAAGACAGACGAGGTCGTAATGATGGTGTCCTCCCTGTCCACATTTTTCAGGACTTCTTTGAGTAAGGGAAGGGAGTTTGTCTCCGTGAAAGAAGAGACAGAGCATATCCGCAGCTATTTAGAGATCCAGCAGTTCCGCTACCGGGACATTTTAGATTATGAGATTGCGATCCCGGAGGAATATTACGGTTATGAGGTCATCAAACTGACACTTCAGCCGTTAGTGGAAAATGCACTTTACCATGGCATAAAAAACAAGCGTGGAAAGGGACATATCACGGTCTCGGCGGAGCGTTGTGCGGATGTCTTGATCTTTAAGGTAAAAGATAACGGGATCGGGATGGATAAACAGAGACTTGCAGAAGTATGCGCGATGTTAAAAGAGGATGGCAATACGAAAAAAGAAAATGACGGCTTTGGACTGTTTAATGTCAATCAACGCATCCAGTTGCATTATGGCACGGAATATGGACTGAAAGTGCAGAGTACCTACGGGGAAGAAACGGAAGTCTGGGTAAGAATTCCGGTAAGAACAGAAAGCAGTTCATAA
- a CDS encoding response regulator transcription factor: MLKIFLAEDEIVMREGIRNNIAWQEEGFEFVGEASDGELAYPMIQKLKPDILITDIRMPFMDGLELSRIVKQELPDTSILILSGYGEFDYAKEAISIGVEDYLLKPVTSAQLLEAIRRIAEKIYGRRGRQEETKNEKEQKTLTKRRLFRHIVSGEHSFSEVLKEAREQEIELAAERYNVLMLQLFFEDGTETFYEKDEAFEDHMEQFFAYGSSVICAKLSCGEYHLVLKEENGVTLEQLKNAIEQELEIYLCGENKIDYAAVYGIPVTRFSEIKKCYEEANLLFAKRYSLEKNKITEQVKKIENEMETKETLDLGELNVSGIDRRQVEQFLYTGRKEEVSGFVDDYFRKISNGSLQSVLLRQYVLMDLYVSAVSVLEKSGYTSENLLEQYKDAQKMEIFLGTAGQAREYIKNLFGAVIELREQGMERRYDNLIQHAKAYIEDNYNHEDISLNMVASEVNLSSSHFSTVFGQETGVTFVEYLTKVRMDKAKQLLRTTGTKTTEIAFEVGFRDAHYFSNLFKKTQGCTPREYRNRSDRPEQEQEKL, encoded by the coding sequence ATGTTGAAAATTTTTCTGGCAGAAGATGAGATTGTAATGCGGGAGGGGATACGAAATAATATTGCATGGCAGGAGGAAGGATTTGAATTTGTTGGTGAGGCGAGTGATGGAGAACTCGCGTATCCGATGATTCAGAAACTAAAACCGGACATCCTGATCACGGACATCAGGATGCCTTTTATGGATGGACTGGAACTTAGCCGGATCGTAAAACAGGAACTTCCGGATACGAGTATCCTGATTCTGAGCGGATATGGTGAGTTTGATTATGCAAAAGAAGCTATCTCGATCGGTGTGGAAGACTATCTGCTGAAACCGGTGACCAGTGCACAGCTTTTAGAAGCAATCAGGCGGATCGCAGAAAAAATTTACGGCAGGAGAGGCAGACAGGAAGAGACAAAAAACGAAAAAGAACAGAAAACACTTACAAAAAGAAGACTGTTCCGACATATCGTATCCGGTGAGCACTCCTTTTCGGAGGTGTTAAAAGAGGCCAGAGAACAGGAGATCGAACTGGCAGCGGAGCGCTACAATGTTCTTATGTTACAGCTCTTTTTCGAGGATGGGACGGAGACGTTTTATGAAAAAGATGAAGCATTTGAAGATCATATGGAACAGTTTTTTGCATACGGTTCGAGTGTGATCTGCGCAAAACTAAGCTGTGGGGAATATCATCTGGTACTGAAAGAGGAAAATGGTGTGACGCTTGAACAGCTGAAAAATGCCATTGAACAGGAACTTGAAATATATCTCTGCGGGGAAAATAAGATCGATTATGCCGCGGTATACGGGATACCGGTCACACGGTTCAGCGAGATCAAAAAATGTTACGAGGAAGCGAATCTTCTTTTTGCAAAGCGGTATTCCTTAGAGAAAAATAAGATCACGGAACAGGTAAAGAAGATAGAAAATGAGATGGAAACAAAAGAGACATTAGATCTTGGGGAACTCAATGTGTCCGGGATCGACCGCAGACAGGTGGAACAGTTTTTGTATACAGGAAGAAAAGAGGAAGTATCCGGGTTTGTGGATGATTATTTCCGGAAAATCTCAAATGGTAGCTTACAGTCGGTTCTGCTGCGTCAGTATGTGCTGATGGATCTGTATGTGAGCGCGGTCTCCGTGTTGGAAAAAAGCGGATATACCAGTGAAAATCTGTTGGAACAGTACAAAGATGCGCAGAAGATGGAAATTTTTCTTGGCACTGCAGGACAGGCGAGGGAGTACATCAAAAATCTGTTCGGGGCAGTGATCGAACTGCGGGAGCAGGGCATGGAACGCAGATATGACAATCTGATCCAACATGCAAAAGCCTACATAGAAGATAACTATAATCATGAGGATATCTCCTTAAATATGGTCGCTTCGGAGGTAAATTTAAGTTCGAGCCATTTCAGCACTGTATTCGGACAGGAGACGGGAGTGACGTTTGTTGAGTATCTGACAAAGGTGCGCATGGATAAGGCAAAACAGTTATTGCGGACGACCGGGACTAAGACCACGGAGATTGCATTTGAAGTCGGTTTCCGGGATGCACATTATTTCAGTAACCTGTTTAAAAAGACACAGGGGTGTACGCCGCGGGAATACAGAAACAGGAGTGACAGACCAGAGCAGGAACAGGAAAAATTATGA
- a CDS encoding glutamate synthase subunit beta, with protein MGKPTGFIDYEREDAKAIEPKERIKNFKEFHIPLSMEKQQIQGARCMNCGVPFCQSGMTIMGMTSGCPLHNLVPEWNDLVYTGNWEQAYNRLKKTNNFPEFTSRVCPALCEAACTCGHWEDPVTCKANEHGIIENAYAKGYAAAKPPRVRTGKKVAIIGSGPAGLAAADQLNKRGHQVTVFERDDRVGGLLMYGIPNMKLEKWVIDRKVDIMKEEGVEFVTSVNVGKDVKAAKLLKDYDRVILACGAKNPRDIKAPGRDAKGIYFAVDFLKATTKSLLDSDLKDNNYISAKGKKVVIIGGGDTGNDCVGTSIRHGCASVTQLEMMPKAPDTRAENNPWPEWPKVCKTDYGQEEAIAVFGHDPRIYQTTVKEFLKDKNGNLNGIITVKLESKKDEKTGRMVMSEVPGSETKLDADLVLIAAGFLGTEKYVADAFGVELNARTNVSTAEGAYATSVKNVFAAGDVHRGQSLVVWAIREGREVAHAVDESLMGYSYLSVQ; from the coding sequence ATGGGAAAACCAACTGGATTTATAGATTATGAGAGAGAAGATGCCAAAGCGATCGAGCCAAAAGAGCGCATCAAAAACTTTAAAGAATTTCATATACCGCTTTCCATGGAAAAACAGCAGATTCAGGGTGCAAGATGTATGAATTGCGGTGTGCCGTTCTGCCAGTCAGGTATGACAATCATGGGAATGACAAGTGGATGTCCACTGCACAATCTGGTGCCTGAATGGAACGATCTTGTCTACACGGGCAACTGGGAGCAGGCATATAACCGTTTAAAGAAAACCAATAACTTCCCGGAATTTACATCACGTGTCTGCCCGGCTCTCTGTGAAGCAGCCTGCACCTGTGGTCACTGGGAAGATCCTGTTACCTGCAAGGCAAATGAGCACGGAATTATCGAAAATGCTTACGCAAAAGGATATGCAGCAGCAAAACCGCCGAGAGTGCGTACCGGAAAGAAAGTTGCAATCATCGGTTCCGGTCCTGCAGGACTTGCCGCAGCAGACCAGTTAAATAAGCGTGGGCATCAGGTGACGGTGTTTGAACGTGACGACCGTGTCGGCGGACTTTTGATGTATGGTATCCCGAACATGAAACTGGAAAAATGGGTGATCGACCGTAAAGTGGATATCATGAAAGAAGAGGGCGTTGAATTTGTAACCAGCGTCAATGTCGGAAAAGATGTAAAGGCAGCGAAGTTATTAAAGGATTATGACCGCGTCATCTTAGCCTGCGGTGCAAAAAATCCGCGAGACATTAAGGCACCGGGACGTGATGCAAAGGGCATTTACTTTGCAGTGGATTTCTTAAAGGCAACCACAAAGAGTCTTTTAGATTCCGACCTGAAAGATAACAATTATATTTCTGCAAAGGGCAAAAAAGTGGTCATCATCGGTGGCGGTGATACCGGAAACGACTGTGTCGGAACATCCATCCGCCATGGCTGTGCGAGCGTGACTCAGCTTGAAATGATGCCGAAAGCACCAGATACGAGGGCAGAGAACAATCCATGGCCGGAGTGGCCGAAAGTCTGCAAGACAGACTACGGTCAGGAGGAAGCAATTGCTGTATTCGGGCATGATCCGCGTATTTACCAGACAACAGTCAAAGAATTTTTAAAAGATAAAAACGGTAACTTAAACGGCATTATCACCGTAAAATTAGAGAGCAAAAAGGATGAAAAAACCGGACGCATGGTAATGTCAGAAGTGCCGGGTTCCGAGACGAAACTGGATGCAGATCTGGTTCTAATCGCAGCAGGATTCCTTGGAACAGAAAAATATGTTGCAGATGCGTTTGGCGTCGAGCTGAATGCAAGGACGAACGTGTCGACGGCAGAGGGGGCATATGCGACCAGTGTGAAAAATGTATTTGCAGCAGGTGATGTGCACAGAGGACAGTCTCTTGTCGTGTGGGCAATCCGTGAGGGACGTGAGGTCGCACATGCGGTGGATGAGAGTCTGATGGGATATTCTTACCTGTCGGTACAATAG